Proteins co-encoded in one Cupriavidus nantongensis genomic window:
- the lpdA gene encoding dihydrolipoyl dehydrogenase, which translates to MMAVDYDVIVIGGGPGGYVAAIRAAQRGLRTALVEREHLGGICLNWGCIPTKSLLHAAEAWQALGDLDALGIHAGDRSFDLGKMIGRSREVAGKLSQGVKHLLRKHRVAVVDGQARLAELGRVVVESSNESRSMTAKHVIIATGARPRDLPGSPANGTTIWNYRNALSPSSLPASLAVVGAGAIGMEFASFYAALGTKVTVIEAQGRVLPTEDEEISKLVEKAYSKRGIEFLVGARIESVEQRDAELNLAIRDAQAQRTLTPQCMLVSIGVTPNTDALGLEAMGVLSDNGFIKVDGVGRTSREGLYGIGDVTGAPCLAHKAMHEALACIDAIVDGASASSGHAPTIPACTYGHPQTASVGLSEDAAIAQGREVRVGRFPFQGNGKALAIGEADGFIKTVFDKESGELLGAHMVGPHVTELVHSLTLAKELEATEAELIQTVFPHPTLSEAIHESVLQAFDRAIHI; encoded by the coding sequence ATGATGGCGGTCGACTATGACGTGATCGTAATTGGCGGTGGACCCGGCGGATACGTGGCGGCTATCCGTGCCGCCCAACGCGGCTTGCGAACGGCGCTAGTGGAGCGGGAGCACCTCGGCGGGATCTGCCTGAACTGGGGCTGCATACCTACGAAGTCTCTGCTTCATGCCGCGGAGGCCTGGCAGGCGCTGGGCGACTTGGATGCACTTGGAATTCATGCCGGCGATCGGTCGTTCGACCTAGGGAAGATGATCGGCCGCTCGAGGGAAGTCGCCGGGAAGCTCTCGCAAGGCGTGAAGCATTTGCTTCGTAAGCACCGGGTGGCTGTCGTCGATGGGCAGGCCAGGCTTGCTGAACTAGGGCGAGTTGTCGTGGAGTCTAGCAACGAGTCACGATCGATGACTGCGAAGCACGTGATTATTGCCACGGGCGCGCGCCCTCGCGATTTGCCCGGGTCCCCTGCAAACGGCACGACGATCTGGAACTATCGCAATGCACTATCCCCTTCGTCGCTCCCTGCATCGCTGGCGGTCGTAGGCGCAGGCGCAATCGGGATGGAGTTCGCAAGCTTCTACGCAGCCCTCGGTACTAAGGTGACTGTTATTGAGGCACAGGGCCGAGTGCTCCCGACGGAAGATGAGGAGATCTCGAAGCTTGTGGAGAAGGCCTACAGCAAGCGAGGCATTGAGTTTCTCGTCGGTGCGCGCATTGAATCAGTGGAGCAACGCGATGCTGAGCTCAACCTGGCGATTCGCGATGCACAAGCGCAGCGTACCTTGACACCCCAATGCATGTTGGTGTCCATCGGCGTTACGCCCAATACGGACGCGCTTGGTTTGGAGGCGATGGGCGTACTTAGTGACAACGGATTCATCAAGGTCGATGGTGTTGGTAGGACCTCGCGAGAGGGACTCTATGGCATTGGCGATGTGACGGGGGCGCCCTGCCTTGCACACAAGGCAATGCACGAGGCGCTGGCGTGTATTGACGCCATCGTTGATGGAGCTTCGGCGTCCTCGGGGCACGCGCCGACCATCCCTGCTTGTACCTATGGCCATCCGCAGACGGCGAGTGTCGGGTTGAGCGAGGATGCAGCCATAGCGCAGGGCCGTGAGGTGCGCGTGGGTCGCTTTCCCTTCCAGGGAAATGGCAAGGCCTTGGCAATTGGTGAGGCGGACGGTTTTATCAAGACCGTCTTCGACAAAGAATCAGGGGAACTGTTGGGCGCGCACATGGTAGGCCCTCATGTGACGGAGCTCGTGCACTCGCTGACCTTGGCAAAGGAGCTGGAGGCAACGGAAGCGGAGCTTATCCAAACGGTCTTCCCTCATCCAACGCTATCCGAGGCCATTCACGAGTCTGTACTGCAGGCGTTCGATCGCGCCATTCATATCTAA
- a CDS encoding MmgE/PrpD family protein, producing the protein MESNNDVSLSLRLAEFVCSLSVQTVPVDVLDKARACLLNGLGMARGSMTTPYTSVACAALSESASLGEECCGATLLANGRRSSVIHAALANAALFHGRAQEDTCGAAHIGAIVIPLLAAMLEAEKWPIARLLPALIAAYEVGGLIEQAYSPITTAAGLRASPLYGTLAAAAAAAYLMGLNVRQTSAAIANAASFTGGLLQSFEDGTDEWRYQVGTAAIQGYIAASLARAGSVSSSHAFEGRFGFAVAFARTTCDVGTLAAKLGREWATHRVTFKPYPVCAFNQTPVIAALKLRESLSGRTIKAIEVRMNPFEAGYAGMDATGPFHSISGTLMSTPFCVSTTLLHGVPTYARMTDYEDKEVARLISRTTLVGDPDVDRLCCVIELQLDDGDVIRHRQTMAASDYAYDFDDVSRLVCRVGAETSVPEEAYSTIGAFAKDPESVGIARVVACFLPAQAKVEAQ; encoded by the coding sequence GTGGAAAGCAACAACGACGTTTCCTTGAGTTTGCGTCTCGCGGAATTCGTCTGCTCGCTGAGCGTGCAGACGGTGCCAGTCGACGTTCTTGACAAGGCCCGCGCCTGCCTTCTTAACGGATTAGGAATGGCGCGTGGCTCGATGACGACGCCCTATACGTCCGTCGCTTGTGCCGCATTGAGCGAGTCGGCATCTCTTGGCGAGGAGTGCTGCGGTGCCACGCTTCTGGCGAATGGTCGGCGCTCTTCCGTCATTCATGCAGCATTGGCTAACGCAGCACTGTTTCATGGGCGAGCTCAGGAAGATACCTGTGGTGCCGCCCACATCGGTGCAATTGTCATTCCTCTGCTTGCGGCAATGCTCGAAGCGGAAAAGTGGCCGATCGCACGGCTTTTGCCAGCGCTGATCGCCGCCTACGAAGTCGGCGGGTTGATCGAGCAAGCATACTCTCCCATTACGACCGCAGCGGGCTTGAGAGCCTCACCGTTGTACGGAACCCTAGCGGCGGCGGCTGCGGCGGCCTATCTGATGGGACTGAATGTGCGGCAGACGTCTGCAGCGATTGCCAATGCCGCTTCCTTCACGGGTGGCCTGCTTCAGTCCTTTGAAGACGGGACCGATGAATGGCGGTACCAGGTCGGCACTGCAGCCATCCAGGGCTACATTGCCGCATCGTTGGCACGTGCGGGATCGGTCTCGTCGTCCCACGCGTTCGAGGGCCGCTTTGGCTTCGCCGTGGCTTTTGCGCGAACTACGTGTGATGTCGGGACCCTCGCAGCCAAACTGGGGCGTGAGTGGGCGACACATCGGGTCACGTTCAAGCCGTATCCCGTATGTGCATTCAACCAAACGCCCGTCATTGCCGCGCTGAAACTTCGAGAATCGCTCTCAGGACGCACCATCAAGGCAATCGAAGTCCGTATGAACCCCTTCGAGGCCGGGTACGCTGGTATGGATGCAACGGGGCCATTCCACAGCATCTCGGGGACGCTCATGAGTACTCCCTTCTGCGTTAGTACGACCTTGCTACATGGCGTACCGACGTACGCGCGGATGACGGACTATGAAGATAAGGAAGTCGCGCGGCTAATTTCCCGGACGACGCTTGTAGGGGATCCTGATGTAGACCGACTGTGCTGCGTGATCGAACTTCAGTTGGACGATGGCGACGTGATTCGGCATCGCCAGACGATGGCGGCATCGGACTACGCCTACGACTTCGATGATGTGTCGCGACTGGTATGTCGCGTTGGCGCAGAGACGTCGGTTCCTGAAGAGGCGTACAGCACTATCGGGGCTTTCGCGAAAGATCCCGAGTCCGTAGGTATTGCACGAGTTGTTGCCTGCTTCCTGCCGGCACAAGCAAAAGTGGAGGCGCAATGA
- a CDS encoding dihydrolipoamide acetyltransferase family protein, with the protein MPKLGLTMTEGALVEWMLSPGSEFRVGDGLFVVETDKVANEISADADGKLLEVIVGPGDIVPVGTVLGYFDDGKAGEQDGATATAAVQAGEHAKLNGASTLSEPKVNPKDEKRASPAAQPSQAARVVATPLARRLAAEMGVSLASVNGTGPRGRIKAADVRTAASTLAEVRRTGETEPMEAKADIGAAKSSVVQRTRPTPTQLTIARRLTQAKQQVPHFYLSTEAEVSALIDLRRSLNDIAGYPKVTLTHLLVSAVARALSQMPTFNRVWEDESIIDFPTVDVGVAVNTERGLLVPVVRDIGSRSFREMVFATSAAIDKARGGKLTGEDMAGGAISISNAGMHDVTYMTSIINPGQSTILGVGSVREVFRPDEQGQPALRREMGLVLAADHRLFDGVSSLAFLQAIVSGIENPLGLVA; encoded by the coding sequence ATGCCCAAGCTCGGTCTGACGATGACCGAGGGTGCGCTCGTGGAGTGGATGCTCTCGCCTGGATCCGAATTTCGAGTTGGTGACGGACTTTTCGTCGTCGAGACGGATAAGGTGGCGAACGAAATCTCCGCAGATGCCGATGGCAAACTGCTTGAGGTGATCGTGGGGCCGGGGGATATTGTGCCCGTAGGAACCGTTCTCGGCTACTTCGACGATGGCAAGGCTGGCGAGCAGGACGGAGCAACGGCCACGGCGGCTGTCCAGGCGGGTGAGCACGCCAAGCTAAATGGGGCAAGCACCCTGTCCGAACCCAAGGTCAATCCAAAAGACGAGAAGCGTGCTTCGCCCGCAGCGCAGCCAAGTCAGGCGGCGCGGGTTGTTGCCACACCGCTGGCTCGCCGTCTCGCTGCCGAGATGGGCGTCTCGTTGGCGTCCGTGAACGGTACCGGCCCGAGAGGCCGAATCAAGGCGGCAGACGTGAGAACGGCGGCATCCACGCTTGCCGAGGTAAGACGAACCGGCGAGACAGAACCAATGGAAGCGAAAGCCGATATTGGGGCTGCGAAATCGAGTGTGGTTCAACGTACGCGTCCGACGCCGACCCAACTCACGATCGCGCGGCGCTTGACTCAAGCGAAGCAGCAAGTGCCCCACTTCTATCTTTCTACGGAAGCGGAAGTGAGTGCCTTGATTGACTTGAGGCGCTCGCTGAATGACATCGCTGGGTATCCCAAGGTTACGCTGACCCATTTGCTCGTGTCTGCGGTTGCGCGCGCACTGAGCCAGATGCCTACCTTCAATCGTGTCTGGGAAGACGAGTCGATCATCGACTTTCCAACCGTCGACGTAGGTGTAGCGGTGAACACCGAACGGGGCTTGCTGGTGCCAGTCGTGCGCGACATTGGTTCTCGCTCCTTTCGGGAGATGGTGTTTGCGACTTCGGCGGCAATCGACAAGGCTCGAGGCGGCAAGCTGACCGGTGAGGATATGGCGGGAGGGGCAATCAGTATCTCCAACGCGGGGATGCACGATGTCACCTACATGACCTCCATTATCAACCCGGGGCAGTCCACGATTCTCGGCGTTGGCAGCGTCCGAGAGGTATTCCGGCCTGATGAGCAAGGGCAGCCGGCGCTGCGCAGGGAGATGGGTCTGGTGCTAGCGGCAGATCATCGATTGTTCGACGGCGTCAGTAGCCTGGCATTTCTCCAGGCCATTGTATCGGGCATCGAGAATCCCTTGGGCTTAGTTGCGTGA
- a CDS encoding enoyl-CoA hydratase/isomerase family protein: protein MSESSILLEKRGAVALLTINRPKTLNALNVPTLLEMEAALTSLESDDEVRAIVITGAGEKAFVAGGDIADLDSRRGLAHYQEFAEVIHRVFRRFEDCDKPTIAAVNGWALGGGTELLLTLDIRLVAEEARLGLPEILLGLFPGAGGSQRILRQIAPCRAKELMFTGDQISAAEAVAYGLCNRAVPREQLLSEALALAERIAQKSPLTLKLLKRSLRQGIEMPLGAALAYEQAMIGLVLDSEDAHRGCRAFLEKQSPTFKGD, encoded by the coding sequence ATGAGTGAATCCTCAATCTTGCTGGAAAAGCGTGGTGCAGTGGCTCTGTTGACGATCAACCGGCCGAAGACCCTTAACGCGCTGAACGTCCCCACGTTGCTTGAGATGGAGGCCGCGCTGACCTCACTCGAGAGCGACGATGAGGTGCGCGCGATCGTGATTACCGGGGCAGGCGAGAAAGCATTCGTGGCAGGCGGTGACATCGCCGACCTGGATAGCCGCAGGGGGCTCGCACACTACCAGGAGTTCGCGGAGGTAATTCATCGCGTGTTCCGTCGGTTCGAGGACTGCGACAAGCCGACAATTGCCGCGGTCAATGGATGGGCGCTGGGGGGCGGGACGGAACTGCTGCTGACGTTGGATATTCGGCTTGTCGCAGAGGAAGCCCGCTTAGGTCTCCCGGAAATTCTTCTCGGCTTGTTTCCCGGCGCCGGCGGCTCGCAGCGGATCCTGCGTCAGATTGCCCCTTGCCGTGCCAAGGAACTGATGTTCACCGGCGACCAGATCAGCGCAGCAGAGGCAGTGGCGTATGGCCTGTGCAACCGAGCGGTTCCCCGTGAGCAATTGCTGTCAGAAGCCCTGGCGTTGGCTGAGCGAATTGCTCAAAAGTCGCCGCTCACGTTGAAGCTGCTGAAGCGGAGCCTTCGCCAAGGCATCGAAATGCCGCTGGGTGCTGCGCTGGCCTATGAGCAAGCCATGATCGGGCTCGTACTCGATTCGGAGGATGCGCATCGGGGCTGCCGCGCCTTCCTGGAGAAGCAATCCCCGACGTTCAAGGGAGACTGA
- a CDS encoding alpha-ketoacid dehydrogenase subunit beta — protein sequence MKSANEKKYFQAVNEALRDAMQADDSVVVLGEDIAAAGGSFKVTRGLLEAFGPERVRDTPISEATIASMCVGAAMTGLKPVAEIMFMDFVTLTMDALVNQAAKARFMFGGRSSVPMVLRTPHGGGLSAGPQHSQCLEAWFAHVPGLKVVCPSTPGDAYGLLRSSIEDPDPVVFIEHKALYGTKGEVDTQTSIPLGRARVARTGSDVTIVTYGATVAVSLAAAEALAPEGIDVEVIDLRTLQPWDREAVFSSVAKTHRAVVVHEAVQAFGVGAEIAASIADDAFDDLDAPVLRVGAPFMPVPFAKSLESGYVVDVDKVSQAVRRVVA from the coding sequence ATGAAATCCGCAAACGAAAAGAAGTACTTCCAGGCAGTCAACGAAGCCCTGCGCGACGCGATGCAGGCGGACGATTCGGTTGTGGTGCTCGGAGAAGATATCGCTGCGGCTGGTGGCTCCTTCAAGGTAACACGGGGCCTGCTCGAGGCGTTCGGTCCGGAGCGAGTACGGGACACGCCCATCTCGGAGGCAACAATCGCATCGATGTGTGTCGGGGCGGCAATGACCGGGCTCAAGCCGGTCGCCGAGATCATGTTCATGGATTTCGTGACCCTGACGATGGATGCACTGGTCAACCAGGCTGCCAAGGCGCGATTCATGTTTGGCGGCCGCAGTAGCGTGCCGATGGTACTGCGCACCCCGCACGGCGGCGGGCTGAGCGCAGGTCCTCAGCATTCCCAATGTCTCGAAGCGTGGTTTGCACACGTTCCCGGACTGAAGGTGGTGTGTCCCTCGACCCCAGGCGATGCGTACGGGTTGCTCAGGTCGTCGATCGAAGACCCGGATCCCGTCGTCTTCATTGAGCACAAGGCACTGTATGGGACCAAGGGCGAAGTTGATACGCAAACATCGATTCCCTTGGGGCGGGCCAGGGTGGCGCGGACGGGCTCTGACGTGACGATCGTCACGTATGGGGCAACCGTAGCGGTGTCGCTCGCGGCCGCCGAAGCACTGGCGCCGGAGGGCATTGATGTTGAGGTGATCGACCTGCGCACGCTTCAGCCCTGGGATCGCGAGGCTGTCTTCTCGTCCGTGGCCAAGACGCACCGGGCCGTCGTCGTGCATGAGGCAGTTCAAGCGTTCGGCGTCGGCGCCGAAATCGCCGCGAGCATTGCAGATGATGCATTCGATGACCTCGACGCGCCGGTGCTCCGCGTGGGCGCGCCGTTCATGCCGGTTCCCTTTGCAAAATCCCTGGAGAGCGGCTATGTCGTTGACGTCGACAAAGTCTCCCAGGCTGTGCGCCGGGTCGTCGCGTAA
- a CDS encoding thiamine pyrophosphate-dependent dehydrogenase E1 component subunit alpha, with translation MSKVKNPDAELALHRTMVLIRRVEESLIKLFSDGEVPGFIHLSLGQEGVAAGVMSALRSGDTMATTHRGHGHVLARGLDLDLFFKEIMGRAGGICGGRGGSMHVADMRLGIIGANGIVGAGIPIALGSALGHSVQKRGNAAVVFFGDGAMAEGVLHETLNMASLWKLPLLLVCENNGWSEFSPTSQQFAAKLKDLAAAFGLAYDHVDGADVSAVARASQKAIQYIREGQGAYVLECSTHRVRGHYEGDPQKYRDPAELEAGAKLDPLVRSRTALQVAGVALEAIESIEHEVQLAVEAAIERARADRLPTFEEAFGDVYTASVEVAPERAAA, from the coding sequence ATGAGCAAAGTTAAGAATCCGGATGCGGAACTCGCCCTTCACCGGACTATGGTCCTGATCAGACGGGTAGAAGAATCGCTGATCAAGCTATTCTCTGATGGAGAAGTACCTGGGTTCATCCACCTCTCCCTCGGCCAGGAGGGAGTTGCCGCCGGTGTCATGTCCGCACTGCGCTCGGGCGACACCATGGCAACGACGCACCGTGGGCACGGTCACGTCCTCGCACGTGGCCTGGACCTGGACCTGTTTTTTAAGGAAATCATGGGGCGTGCAGGCGGCATCTGCGGCGGCCGTGGTGGCTCCATGCATGTGGCGGACATGCGCCTTGGCATCATTGGGGCGAACGGCATCGTTGGCGCCGGAATTCCCATTGCGCTCGGGAGCGCGCTGGGCCACTCGGTTCAGAAGCGAGGCAATGCTGCCGTAGTGTTCTTTGGTGACGGCGCCATGGCGGAAGGCGTTCTGCATGAAACGCTGAACATGGCTTCACTTTGGAAGCTGCCGCTTTTGCTGGTGTGTGAGAACAACGGGTGGTCGGAGTTCTCGCCGACGTCGCAGCAGTTCGCAGCAAAACTGAAGGACTTGGCCGCAGCCTTTGGACTTGCCTACGACCACGTTGATGGTGCCGATGTGAGCGCTGTGGCGCGAGCTAGCCAGAAGGCGATTCAGTACATCCGGGAAGGCCAGGGGGCCTATGTTCTCGAGTGCTCGACCCATCGTGTGCGCGGACACTACGAAGGCGATCCTCAAAAGTACCGAGATCCAGCAGAGTTGGAAGCCGGCGCGAAGCTGGACCCACTCGTACGATCGCGCACCGCCCTCCAAGTCGCCGGCGTAGCGCTGGAGGCAATCGAATCCATCGAGCACGAGGTGCAGCTAGCAGTGGAGGCGGCGATCGAAAGAGCCCGGGCCGATCGTTTGCCCACGTTCGAAGAAGCCTTTGGGGACGTATACACAGCCTCGGTCGAGGTCGCACCGGAGAGAGCAGCAGCATGA
- a CDS encoding ABC transporter ATP-binding protein, translating to MLEVKGLTVRYGAITAVKECDVVASPGAITAVLGANGAGKSSLMKAISGLVPCAEGQVLLDGKDVTALPAHARAKLGIVHAMEGRRLFHRMTVEENLRLAWDFRRSERSFSSALEQTYARFPILKEKRSTQAGLMSGGQQQMLILSSALVHQPRCLLLDEPSLGLAPVIVQQIFNVIHEVSQAGTTIVLCEQVAALALRFAERGYVLRRGRVVQHGRAAELAADSGLSAAYLGG from the coding sequence ATGCTTGAAGTCAAAGGGCTGACCGTCCGCTACGGTGCCATCACCGCGGTAAAGGAATGCGACGTGGTCGCATCCCCCGGAGCCATCACTGCGGTGCTTGGGGCAAACGGCGCGGGAAAGTCTTCGTTGATGAAGGCGATCTCTGGCCTGGTTCCCTGTGCCGAAGGGCAAGTGCTGCTAGATGGAAAAGATGTTACTGCGCTCCCGGCGCACGCACGGGCAAAACTCGGCATCGTGCATGCGATGGAAGGGCGTAGGTTGTTTCACCGTATGACGGTTGAGGAGAACTTGCGTCTGGCATGGGATTTCCGACGCAGCGAAAGGTCATTCTCCTCTGCTCTTGAACAGACCTATGCGCGCTTTCCCATCTTGAAGGAGAAGCGGTCGACACAGGCAGGCCTGATGTCGGGTGGGCAACAGCAAATGCTGATCTTGTCATCCGCGCTTGTACATCAGCCTCGCTGCCTGCTACTCGACGAGCCGTCGCTTGGCCTCGCTCCAGTAATCGTGCAGCAGATCTTCAATGTTATCCACGAAGTCAGCCAGGCCGGGACGACGATCGTCCTGTGCGAGCAAGTTGCAGCGCTGGCACTTCGCTTCGCGGAACGAGGTTATGTCCTGCGACGTGGGCGTGTGGTCCAACACGGGCGCGCCGCAGAGTTGGCAGCGGACAGCGGACTGTCGGCTGCCTATCTAGGTGGCTAG
- a CDS encoding ATP-binding cassette domain-containing protein, with protein sequence MKKHLSFIGHPLTSLVLIAALAITAQFVAESTVQLWSFVLINVLVAQSINILTGIAGLISLGHAAFLGIGAYASALLARNVGVPLPFDVVIGTVVTAATGWLLSFAAGRVRETYLAMMTLGFGMIVYEAIREWTDVTGGVAGFSGIPSPALKTLKIAGVAVGPVGYFYVLLATTAIVVWVLHNYLTSRFGRAMFAIHASEVAAGSIGVNRVGTKREAYMVSAALIGLAGGMYAHLVGYLGPESFGLHRSIEALVMAVVGGLGTLAGPILGAVVLTYLPEKLQSFSEWQFMAYGLLLMVSFVLMPKGIAGLLLPRSRYIKDSVQKVAHSYPRAPESLSAVVQRSTNAGPLLEVQEVALSFLGVKALNKVSLSIEHGEIIGLVGPNGSGKSTLVNVISGLYKPNSGKVQFEGEQISGLPDHLVAQRGVLRTFQDPRLVKSFTVRENVILGAQRLYRHGRAGATFNLKSSRYEEVQMLLQVDKALELAGLTSVADAVVKDLPYGDQRMVELCRVLVADPRIVLLDEPAAGLSEPELQKLAEVLRALKRRHVAVVIIEHHMDFLDDLVDRVVVLESGSLIYQGDMKGMYTNAAVVEAYLGTPMEEEVNHA encoded by the coding sequence ATGAAGAAGCACCTTTCCTTTATTGGGCACCCGCTGACCAGCCTTGTGTTGATCGCCGCGCTCGCTATCACTGCCCAGTTCGTCGCCGAGTCGACGGTTCAGCTCTGGTCTTTCGTTCTCATCAACGTTCTTGTCGCCCAAAGCATCAATATTCTGACCGGTATCGCGGGGTTGATCTCGCTGGGACACGCAGCCTTTCTAGGTATTGGCGCTTATGCCAGCGCGCTTCTTGCCCGCAACGTCGGGGTGCCGCTGCCATTTGACGTGGTGATCGGCACCGTGGTGACAGCAGCCACAGGCTGGCTGCTTTCCTTCGCAGCCGGCAGGGTTCGAGAGACCTACCTGGCGATGATGACTCTCGGCTTCGGCATGATCGTCTATGAAGCAATTCGCGAGTGGACGGATGTGACGGGCGGGGTTGCAGGGTTCAGCGGCATACCCTCACCAGCCCTGAAGACCTTGAAGATTGCTGGTGTCGCGGTCGGGCCGGTCGGTTACTTCTATGTCTTACTTGCGACCACCGCCATAGTGGTATGGGTCCTTCACAACTACCTCACCAGCAGATTCGGGCGTGCGATGTTCGCAATTCACGCTTCGGAGGTGGCCGCGGGAAGCATTGGCGTGAACCGTGTCGGCACGAAGCGGGAGGCCTATATGGTTAGCGCCGCACTTATCGGCCTGGCCGGTGGTATGTACGCGCACCTCGTTGGCTATCTGGGCCCGGAGTCCTTCGGTCTGCATCGTTCCATCGAGGCGCTCGTTATGGCGGTGGTCGGTGGTCTCGGAACGCTCGCCGGCCCGATCCTGGGAGCAGTCGTCCTGACCTATCTGCCAGAGAAGCTTCAGTCGTTCTCCGAATGGCAGTTCATGGCATATGGACTGTTGCTGATGGTCTCGTTCGTCCTGATGCCGAAGGGCATCGCTGGCCTCCTCCTGCCGCGAAGCCGTTACATCAAAGATTCCGTGCAGAAGGTCGCGCACAGCTACCCCCGTGCACCGGAATCTTTGAGTGCGGTCGTGCAACGAAGCACCAACGCCGGTCCACTGCTGGAGGTCCAAGAAGTCGCGCTGAGCTTCCTTGGGGTCAAGGCACTGAACAAGGTGAGTCTGTCGATCGAACACGGTGAAATCATTGGACTCGTCGGGCCGAACGGCTCCGGCAAGAGTACGCTCGTTAATGTGATAAGTGGGCTCTACAAGCCGAATTCAGGAAAGGTCCAGTTCGAAGGCGAACAGATCTCGGGCCTGCCCGATCATCTCGTCGCACAGCGAGGCGTGCTGCGGACCTTCCAGGATCCGCGTCTGGTCAAGTCTTTCACCGTGCGCGAGAACGTAATTCTCGGTGCGCAACGCCTTTACCGGCATGGCAGGGCCGGAGCGACGTTCAACCTGAAATCCTCCCGATACGAAGAAGTTCAGATGTTGTTACAGGTTGATAAGGCCCTGGAGTTGGCTGGACTCACCTCGGTTGCGGATGCTGTCGTGAAGGACCTGCCATATGGCGATCAGCGTATGGTCGAACTCTGCCGCGTTCTGGTTGCGGATCCGCGAATCGTTCTGCTAGACGAGCCAGCCGCGGGCCTGTCGGAGCCGGAGCTTCAGAAGCTTGCCGAAGTTCTTCGCGCGCTAAAGCGACGTCATGTCGCCGTGGTGATCATCGAGCACCACATGGACTTCCTCGACGATCTCGTGGACCGCGTAGTGGTGCTCGAAAGTGGATCACTGATTTACCAAGGCGATATGAAGGGCATGTACACCAACGCCGCAGTAGTTGAAGCCTATCTCGGTACTCCGATGGAAGAGGAGGTCAACCATGCTTGA
- a CDS encoding branched-chain amino acid ABC transporter permease, producing the protein MDFLLQLVLAGVSVGAAYALIAMGLCLTFWTTKTLNFGQGSLLMFGAVAFTALVGYGTPATPAFIAALAVGGVLMVVAERIAIRPLLKHGDGMGWAVSTLGFGFLLQGFVAKYFGSQAIAVPTLWLDSSQYLPVAGVQVSAQSVLVLGVAVALTLAMEWFLGGSVWGRAVRAVAHDPSAASVTGIPVRRVIVLSFIGSGVLACLAGVLLAQINGTVDPGFGFNLMVSGFVAAVLGGMGSVRGAMIGGIALGIVEKLVGGYVSTAFEHAMAFGILIIILVVRPEGLFGQREINKV; encoded by the coding sequence ATGGACTTCCTCCTTCAGCTTGTACTGGCCGGCGTGAGTGTCGGGGCGGCATACGCTCTGATCGCCATGGGTCTCTGCCTCACGTTCTGGACCACCAAAACGCTCAACTTTGGTCAGGGTTCCCTCCTGATGTTCGGTGCGGTGGCATTTACCGCGCTGGTGGGATATGGAACGCCTGCAACGCCGGCCTTCATCGCCGCTCTCGCCGTAGGAGGAGTCCTGATGGTTGTAGCCGAGAGGATCGCAATCCGGCCATTGCTGAAGCACGGCGATGGCATGGGATGGGCCGTTTCCACCCTTGGCTTTGGCTTCTTACTGCAGGGATTCGTCGCCAAGTACTTCGGCTCACAAGCGATTGCGGTGCCGACGCTCTGGCTCGATAGCTCCCAATACCTTCCTGTCGCCGGCGTGCAAGTTTCGGCCCAGTCAGTCCTGGTGCTTGGCGTAGCAGTTGCGTTGACGCTTGCGATGGAGTGGTTCCTTGGAGGTAGCGTTTGGGGGCGCGCCGTCCGAGCCGTGGCCCATGATCCCTCCGCTGCATCTGTTACCGGGATTCCGGTACGTCGCGTCATTGTCTTGTCCTTCATTGGCAGCGGTGTCCTGGCATGTCTCGCTGGTGTTCTGCTTGCTCAGATCAATGGCACTGTGGATCCGGGATTCGGATTCAACTTGATGGTTTCCGGTTTTGTGGCCGCGGTGCTAGGTGGAATGGGGAGCGTTCGAGGTGCCATGATCGGCGGTATCGCACTGGGGATCGTCGAAAAGCTCGTAGGGGGATATGTCTCGACGGCATTCGAGCACGCCATGGCTTTCGGCATTCTCATCATCATTCTCGTCGTGCGGCCAGAGGGATTATTCGGTCAGCGCGAGATCAACAAGGTTTGA